AAGAGTTGTTCGATCCTCCTGGAATCTTGGCCAGAAAAAGATCCTCCTGAAATCTGATATCAAATGTTGTTTATTCTATCAGTCTTCTTTCGGTTCAGTGACTACGGTCCTTGTCATTGCCAAGTAAGCAAGAAAAGACCGAGTCCGAGGAAGAAAACAAGGGTCTATGTCACAAGACAAATCACAAGCCATAGATCCCTAACTATGCCCGGCCCTGCAAAGCAGTTAAAAAATAACTATGTTAACTCCTCACTGCGTGTCCATTACGCACAATGGAATCTTCTACGTTCATTTGCCGTTCCCTCAAATTGTCGTACAGACTCAAGATTCAATCTTTCATTCAACTTCTGGACCTTATCGGTGTCCACTTATGAAATCATCCCATCACCAGTGAATAAACAAAGATTGCAAAGAGACAACCTTGTggaagaaaacaagaaaattgAGTATGGAACGATCCGTGAGACGGCAGATTCAATATTGTATAAGAACTGAAATTTTATGTCGGCTTTGTTTCCATCAGTCTACATAATCCGTCAATTTTCCAGCTGTATGCATCAAATTCTTCAATCGTAGTGCATACCAAAGCAGTTAATCATGATTTAACTAGATAGGAGAGCGCGATGCAGGGGAATAATTTTTTACCACACTTGGCTTTGTACATCTttatgtgtgtatgtatgtaaaaGCAAATAGCATGAGGTCCCTTTAGGAGAGTAGTGATAATTATTGGAGAGAATCAATGATAGGGATTCATATGATCTGGAACATGATGGGaaatcttttatatttatgtgatattaattattatgtaatgTTATGTTTCTATATTTGTTATAATCCTGATCTATAAATAAGAACAATCTCCACATAATTATGTGCGTGAGTTTTGTactaattttctatattttttaataatgataCAAAAGAAGGATCAATTCTCGACTCTGTCACTTTCATACTTCTTAGGAAGTTTCGGTTGGGTCCGGTCCAAGTCTGCTATAAGTTCCTATAAGAGTGCTGAGCCAAGTTCTAGGTTCTTGAGAACTCGAGTAGCCTCGACAAAAGGATGGAGAATACAGAAGTTATTCACGAAGTTCCTGCCCTGCACCTGCCCAGGAAAGTCGACTCAGATGGTCAGATTCCTCGGCATCCTGTGAAACTAATCATATTGCACACTAATCTTTTCACCATTCATTTGCCCAAGTTAAGAGACCTTTCATGCTTCATGTAATCTTGTTAGTCATCTGCTGCTCCCGACAGCATTCTTGAGTTTCAAGAATTACTTAGCgggagattaaaaaaaaaacagttacAGTTTTCTGTTTTCTTGATTGGAAGGTGCATAATTGCCCCCTCATTCTTTCAATAGTTTCAGAAGGTATATCGAAAAGAGAGCAGCTTGCTGTTATTTTCCGTCTCTTCTTTTGATTGCTCTGTGATCACATATCTCGGAATGCAGATGAGGTCAATGATTCTCCTATCGAACAAGTCCGACTGACTGTTCCTATAACGGATGATCCAACCCTGCCCTGCTTGACATTCCGAGCATGGGTTCTGGGTTTGATATCCTGTGCCGTTCTTGCGTTCGTGAACCAATTCTTCGAGTACCGCCAAAATTTTCTCCTCGTGTCATCTGTTTCCGCTCAAATTGTAGTTCTACCTATTGGAAATTTCATGGCAGCGACTTTGCCAAACAAAGCAATCCAAGTTCCAGGAACCAAATGGTCATTTTCCCTGAACCCGGGGCCTTTCAACCTAAAAGAGCACGTCCTCATCACGATATTTGCAAACGCGGGTGCAAACGCTGTGTATGCCCTTGGAATTATTACCATAGTGAAGGCCTTCTACATTCGTCAAATTAATCCAGTCGCAGCTTATCTGCTGTCCCAAACAACACAGGTGAATGATTCGACTTAAGTTACACGAGCTCTCTGTTTTCAGGATGTAACTTAATCGGCCTTAATTCTTTTTCCCGATAAAAAATTGCAGATGCTTGGGTATGGATGGGCGGGAATTTTTCGAAAGTTTCTTGTCGATTCACCGTACATGTGGTGGCCTGCAAACTTAGTTCAAGTCTCACTGTTCAGGTTGTCAATTTGTCTCGAGGCTCTTTCTGGCAAAACCatgtcctctctctcttagAGGCCGTTGTTACTTTTCGAGAACCGAGCTTTGTCCTTCTACTAATATTTGTTTTCCTGACTTTCAGGGCATTACACGAGGAGGAAAGAAGGCATAAAGGAGGACTAACAAGGCTGCAGTTCTTCCTTGTGGTCCTAATATCGAGCTTTGCATATTATATTGTTCCCAACTATTTCTTTCCCTCCATAACTGCCCTCTCCTTTGTTTGTTGGATATGGAAAGACTCGGTGACAGCCCAACAGATTGGATCGGGGCTTAAAGGACTTGGGATCGGCTCATTTGCACTAGATTGGTCCACAGTGGCGGGCTTCTTAGGATCACCCTTAGCAACACCTGGGTTTGCCATCATCAACATAATGGCAGGCTTCTTCATTGTACTCTATATTGTGATCCCGATAGCTTATTGGACAAATGCATTTGAAGCAAAGAGGTTCCCCCTTTACTCATCTCATGTGTTCGACATCAATGGAGCGCCCTACAATGTTTCGAGAGTTCTAAATAAGACAACCTTCGAATTCATTCATCAAGGATACGATTCATACAGCAGAATATATCTCAGTGTTCTGTTTGCATTTGCTTATGGGTTAAGTTTTGCGACTTTGGCTGCTACAGTATCTCATGTCGCGCTCTTCCATGGGAGGTAAAATCTTTTAGCATCTTGTTTGCATATGTGTGTCTTAAATTCTATCTGCACTCGAGGGAAACTACCCGATAcatcttttgttttttcttgtCCTCTCATTTGCAGGGCCATTTGGCAACAGACAACGGCGACCTTTAAACACAAATATGAGGACGTTCACACAAGAATAATGAAGAAGAACTATGCAACGGTTCCCGAGTGGTGGTTCTACTTGCTCTTGCTAGTGAACATTGCCCTTGCGATGGTCGCCTGTGAAGGGTTCGGGCAGCAGCTTCAACTTCGGTACTGGGGAGTCCTCCTAGCTGCTGGTTTAGCCCTGTTCTTCATGCTACCGATAGGAGTCATTACTGCCACCACAAATCAGGTACAGTAATAATATCGATCAGATGACAAGTATAAACTCAATTTGATCCGACATGTTTAATGAGCTCTGAGTATTGACCTAGTATGGATAAAATCTTTGAAATTGTTGACAATATGCAGCAACCCGGGCTGAATGTCATAACGGAGCTGATAATCGGTTACATGTACCCAGGAAGACCGTTGGCGAACGTCACATTCAAAACTTACGGATTCATGAGCCTGTGGCAGGCAATAAATTTCCTGGCAGATTTCAAGCTAGGCCACTACATGAAAATTCCCCCGAGGTCGATGTTTATGGTCCAGGTAAATAATGTTTATTATGTCCTTGATCTATGAAGTTAATTATAACTCGTACCTACCCTGGTCTAAAGGGTCATTCGATCGATAATACCATTAAtacatgtaataatatatgtaatatgtAAATTAGACATAACTAAATACATGATAGGAACAGTTATCAATAGAACTTACATGAATTTCAATTGTTGGTGAACTCTTGGATTTTCTAAAAGAGCATATCAATAAATCAATAATCAACAAATATATACTATAAAGCAAACATTCCTTCCCaagtataaaatttaattctcGCCTTTGCTTCTCAGAAAATCATGTTGTCAATCATGTTAGTCACGTTTTCGGTTTTATCCACACAGAGATTCCAAAGTCTTAAGGATTCATCATAAGCTCGAAAATGCATTGCCTAAAAATCCCTTCcgttaaatttatttatattctcTTGAAAGTATGTTCTCAATTAATGCATTGTTTTCATCCATAACAGACCATACCTTGTGGTTCGACGTTCGACATACCGGCTAACGTGCGAGAGAGAAAAGTAGACATTAGTAGGAGCGTCTTTAATTCTAGTTAAATTAAACACATCGACAGAAATGGGATCTCTTTGCACCGTTTGTCATTTCAAAACAAGGTATCTAGTTCATCATCCAATCTGATCTTAGCGACcgaccaaaatgaaaagttttaTCTTAGTGAGCTACAAAATGATCCCAGTCTTCTCTAAGTCCTTTCTTTAATTAAGGcagtgtttgataaattaagtgcttaaaaatgAAGCGCTCAAATGGTTAAGGGAAGAAATGCAtagaaaaaaggaaggaaTGAATAAGGCTGATAAAAGTTTTGTGAAAGATAAAGAACACCAATAAGTGAAGAATGATCTACTTCATTAAGGGTGTGTTTCAACTTTCaacttaatcaaataaatgCTTAAAATTAGTTACAAGTTAGTTATAAGGGAAAATGAATGGGCGTATGAGGgaaatatgaaatatgagtgtctaaactacttaatcattaagttaaaaactacttaattagttaaatcaaaaaaattgacttaatgaaataagtcacATTTCACTTATATATTAGTGGCTTTAACTCCTCAAAACATATATTCTCCTCATCCTTATTAATCCTCTCATCTTCTTATACACTTCTtttcttaactaattaagtatttaatttttaagtacttaatttatcaaacgccacctaattcaaaattttctacttatttcattaagtgactttttgcttaatgattaagtagtttatatctttatctctcatctttccatctttcttacattcattttcttttataactaacttttaagcatttatttaattaagttgaaacaaacacaccctaagtTTGAACCATGAGGTGATCTTGTTTGCCTTGTAATCCATCCTCTCCCTTAAAGCCTGTACTTGGCCGTAATGACCATCCTTTATAGATGCTCCAATTCCGTAGAAAATTTCCACAACCATTTGGTAAGcacaaatttattaaaatgaatAGGGATTTAATCCCCAATGAAGTCGGACGCTTTTTATCAGCCTCCATCTCTCGCAAGACAATATCCGCAATGACCATCAGAATGTGTccacaaaaaattattttggatGCTTTCGAGCTTTGTGCCACCTTGCAATGAATTGGGACAAGGGCATGAAGTAGACCGGTAAATTATATGATGTGCTCTTCATTAAGGTTAACCACACGCCCCAACCTTCCGATAAATACACCTCTAacttttctgcattttctCAATAACATTTTGTTTAGTGGAATGGTTAATATTAATGTTTCGATATTTTCCAAGTTTAACAATAATCTCTATCTCCATTTCAATCTGACGCAGCTGGTGGGGACTCTCGTAGCGACCTCTGTCTACTTCAGCACAGGTTGGTGGCTCCTGACAACAGTGGAAAACATCTGCAACCCTTTGAAGCTGCCCGAAGGGAGCCCGTGGACGTGCCCCAATGATGACGTCTTCTACAATGCGTCGATCATCTGGGGGGTAGTGGGCCCGCTGAGGATGTTTGGGAAGCTCGGGGTGTACGACAAGATGAACTACTTCTTCCTCTTTGGCCTACTTGCCCCGGTTCCAGTTTGGTTACTCTCCCGGAAGTTCCCTCAAAAGAAATGGATTGCGCTGATCAACATGCCGGTGATCATAAGCGGGGCAGGCGGGATGCCCCCTGCAAAGGCAGTGAACTACATCTGCTGGGGAGCTGTAGGCATCTTCTTCAACATATTCATCTACAGAAAGTACAAGGGGTGGTGGGCTCGCCATAATTATATTCTCTCGGCAAGTCTCGATGCAGGAGTTGCTTTCATGGCGATCCTATCGTACTTCGCCTTGCAGATGAATAATATCAACGGGGTGAGCTGGTGGGGAATGGACTTAGACGATCACTGTCCTTTGGCTCATTGTCCAACTGCTCCCGGGATCGAGGTTGAAGGCTGTCCTGTTTTCAAGTGATGGAATAATATATAGTTTCGTACCCGATATAGGGATGAATTTTCCAGTTGTTTGACTTGATTCTAGTGGAAAGAAAGCTCTTGCTTATAGAGGTTTCTAAAATTTCGCAttgcatgtgcatatggaaTCAAGTACTAGACTCATTAACGTGTGTAGATACGTATAGCTGTTGAATGAATTGTGATAAGTTAGTTTGCATTCAGCCGGGGTTTCTTCGGGCCGACATATGGAACTCTCTGGCATAAAACTTAAAAGTCAATCGAGATAAAACATTTGCTTGATGATGATCTACATCTGATCGAAGCATGCGAATGAATGAGAAAATATAACATGCATATGTATTGGAAGATGAAGACATGTACGTTATAGCTGTTCATGATGAGCCGAAAAgggcaaaagaaaaagaaaagtgaatCTCCATGTTTGTTTGATACTCCATGACCCTGCTATCTATATATGCCATGACTTTCCCGCAGTTGTGTGAGCCATCCTCTTCTATTCCTACGTTTATTGACGgggatttttttaaatattatagaagcaaattgaacaaaattatgttttttttttggtaacccGAGATGTCCGGatttcgcccgactaatcccTGAGATTCTGTGAACCCCCAGCGGCGCACGGAGCGGGTAATTATGCCAAAGGTGCTCCGGTGACCCCAAGGAGATTTGAACCCGAGTCTCAGTGCAAACTTGGGTGCACATTAACCGTTAGACCGAATCCCTCGGGGTTAACAAAATTATGTTGATATTAGGGACGGTAACAATTTGAAactattgaaattaaaattaatgcttaaaataaagaataagCAAAAGCAATTTTTATAAGCATGTACCATCTTGCTGGAGAAAATCACATTTCCAATCACAAAAATGAGCCGGACCATAGTTTTGAAAGAACTCACCAGACATCACTTATGCTTCAAACTCAATAAAATGAGCACTTATTTAACTGTCACTGAACTCCCAAATGAAgtctaaatttaattttttttttatttgtttgtctCATTTGGGATCTATAAGTGGTGATTccaatttgaatattttccaCCACgatataaaattgaattatattGGATAAATTTTCACACCCCATGAATTCTAGAAGTCAAATTAGactctttttttgtactttttcgtAGCTAAGTAAACTTACTTCGTAGTTGAGTAAATTTTACTTCACGGTTAAGTAAATTgtatatattactattttatatgtcgaaatttttcaagaaaaaataaaatccattTGTGGGAATACGAAAATCAATTGTACATTCCACCAGGGTTTCCGAAGTGCTTCCACTTTGAATAGATGATAATAGATATATTGATAAAATCTTCACCCCTCATTAATtctaaaattcaaattatacTCTTTTTATACTTTATTCGTAGTTAAGTAAAACTTACTCTGTAGCTGAGTAAGCTTTGCTTCATGGTTAAATAAATTgtatatattgttattttatatgaaaaatagCACCATGTAACacattttttgacttttttcacGGTGCAGtacaaatttaaataatttctttgcACAGCAcggatttttattttgcacCACACAATACATCGTTGATTTTCCGTCGAAAATTGGACGAAATGCTGACATGACGGCTTTTTTCTGAGGTACTTTCGcacaaaatataatttcagggacctaaatttaattaaataaattataaaatattataaaaaggAAGGGGTTGGATCAGAGGCGATCAGGGTCCCCGTTTCGGTGTTTTGCCACTGAAGAGGCAGCAAGAGAGAGGCAGCAGCAGCACATGTGCTCAGAAGGCTCGGAGGAAGCCCGACCAGCAATGGTAGTGGCTCGAAGAGCTCGAGGAGTAACCAAACAGGAATAGCAACGACGCAACAAcctgaaaagaagaaaaagaggaggAGCTGGGTGATAGTGCCGAGGAAGAGGAGGGGCTGGGTCAGCTTGAAAATGGAGGAGAATGGAGGCAGGGAGGGAGCCAGCGAGGGCGAGGCCGAGTGAGAGGGCGGTCACCTAGGTAGAGGCAGCAAAGGAGGAGCGGGTGAGGCCAAGGAAGGTGGAGCAGGGGTCGAGGTGAAGTCCCTGGTGAAGAAGTGGGAGCCCAGAAGGTCATTGAGGTTGTCCTTGATGAAGCGGAGGGCAGCGATGTCGACAGCATTGATGGTGCTCTACTGAAACGAACGCGGGAACAAAGTGAGGAGGCGGAGGAGCATTGTCACCGGCCCAATTCTCCCGGAGCTCAGCCATCTCTTTGGCTGCTTCTTATTCCTTATCTCTCTCTAAGCTCTCACACACATGCTCAAGAGCCTTTTCTCATCTCTTCTCCTGCCTCCTTCCATCACAGTCaccttcatcatcttcttcgttCCTCAACCCTTTAACCGCAGccaccatcaccatcatcacCGTTACCTTCATCCCTTATCCTCTGGCTTTTCACTCGACCATCACCATTaacttcatcttcttcttcttctgctctcCTTAAtcctcttttttgtttttgcttcctctctccctctcagtgaaatcaaaataattggTCTAGTCTTTGCATCATCATGCTCATTTCCAACAGAGCATCCTCTGTTTTATTTCCCTCCCCATTTTTCGAGTTCGACCAGCCAATGCTGAGGTGCTGCCCCTGCTCCTCCTTGCTGCAGAGCTGCTGcaactctttttcttctttgcaGGTTGTTACGTCGTTGCTATTGCTGTTTGGTTACTCCCCAAGCTGCTGCCACTACCGGTCGGGCTTCCTCTGAGCCCCCTTAGCACACGTGCTGCTGCTGCCTCGCTGTTGCTGCCTCCTCAATGGCAACACGCCGGAAGGTGGGCCCCGACCTCCTATGATCTAACCCcttccttttgcttttttcttttttcctttttttttactaattttatagtttatttaattatatttaggTCTTTTAAGTTATATTTTGTGCGAAAGTACTCTAGAAAAAGCTACCTCGTCAACATTCCATCCAATTTTCGACAAAAAACCAACGGTGTGCTGTGTAGTGCAAACAAATATTCTTTTCGTGCTATACAAGGGAATGATTTAAATTTGTGCCGCAGCttgaaaaaagtcaaaaaaccGTGCTACACTGTGCTATTTTCCCTATTTTATATGTTAAAgctttttttaagaaaaaaatcaaatccatCTACAATAATACGAAAATGGATCGTACTCTCCACCAGGGCCTTCGAAATGCTTCCACTTTGataatagataatagatagatagatagatagatatattgGATAAAATTTTCACCCCACTTAATTCTTGAAGTCaaattactcttttttgtactTCCTTCGTAATTAAACAAAACTTACTTCGTAGCTAAGtaaacttttttttcggtgtaaaCCCTATATCCGGAAGCCCAATTGGGTCCCGAATAATTCAGTCAAGTTGGGTCGGCCTATTAAGAAGTAAAGTTCTCATagcgtgaattttttccattcgcGAGACTCGAACTCcaaatcttatttaaggggAACAATTTTCGAGCTACTTGAACCAACCACGTTGTCGTAGTTCAGTAAACTTTAATTCATGGTTAAGtaaattgtatatattattactttataagtcaatttttttttttttggaaaaaggTCAAATCCATTTGCGAGAATATGAAAATCGATCACATTCTCCATCAAGTCTTCTGAATGCTTGCACTTTGATAGTAGataatagataatatatagagatagatagatagatatgtaGAGACTAAGGcatgtttagttttagagaATTGGTTCTTCATTTCCATGTCTATTTTTCTActcattttcttaatttatttcttcGTAGAAAAGTATAGAAACATCTAACTAATATTAAGTTAGAAAATTCTTTGCTTTGAGATAATCATCATTCgtggaaattttgaatttgatttataagtaaaaaagcaaataaagaagaaagtcataaattgaaatagtgaaaatttgaatagtgaaaaacaaattatctttcatttctatataagtaaatatttttttacaattctaaacattttaaaaaaatttctgggaaaaataaaaaattctccaTAATTAAACATATCCTAATATTTATAGAAGTCTTCTCTGTTTATCACAAAAGGCCAgacaaaatgaaagaaaacgATCATATAACTACTGACTACGGActatgatttaaaaaaaaccaaaagaatCTTCGACTCTTTTCCTAGAGTTTGGTACGTTTAGCTAGTTCAGTATGACTATGGTTCGTGATTTACTTGGAGAACTATGGAAACCAGGCTGGAGAATACGAGCCGCCAGTATATAAATCTGCACATAAAAACTGACATTTAGGGTTGAATTCGAAGGAATGTTTTCGCCGAGTATGAGAGGATGATGAGAAAATAGACAAGGAAAGGGGCAATAAAATGACTACTTACAAACTTGAAGGTGCAAACTGTACGAAGAAatatttaagggaaaaaacTGTAATATCTCCAAAAAGTGGGGGGAAAAAAGCAAAGGGAGCAGCTCGTGCTGGGAAGCTGTTCTGCTTTGCTTTGTATTATTCCGTTATCTGTCCGCTCCTCAGAGAAGCCCTCATCGGAGCAGGCGACGACGCCGGTGAGTGTTCGATTTAGTCATGTCTTCTTCTCCGATTGTCAGTTCATCTTCTTATAATCCCGATTAATCCGATGTGCCCAACTGCTTTTCTGCTGTCATCGACCGAAAatggattattttttttttgcccttgtCTGCTGTCCGGTGCTTCCGAACGTTAATTGAACCTCGATTTAATGATGGTATTTGTTGTGTTAGATTCTAATCCATGTTTCTATCGCTATCATCGGCGTTGATACGATGTTTACTGCTTTGTTCAGTGTTTCTGGGCTTATTCAGTGACCATTGTCAGCGTTGGGTGCCTCTGAAGTAAAGAACTAGGGCTTTATCTGTTGATTGGTTGGTTTTTGCTAAAAGGATTTCGTTCAGTCCTACGGCAGGAAGGAAGGCCTgcttgataaaaaaaatccttatCATTTTCACTTGAGGAGGTGTTGTGTGTCATAATTTCGCACAATAAATTGAAGCCGTAGTGGAGAGAGTTTGTTGGGGGATTTCATATGCGTTGAAGCATGTATGGGAGAGCTGGTCTTGACCGATTCAAGAAAGCTCAGTCATTGGAACCTTTTTCGGTCACTGTTAATTCGTCCCCTGGATCTGCTCCCACTAGCCAACCTGCATCGAGGGCACCATTAACGGGCAATTCATCCGCTCAGTATTCTCAGCCTCAAACCGCTTACCCACAAACCCGAGACCACGCTAAAGTTCATGCCTCGCAAAAGCCTGCAGTTCAGGAAGCAGCCCCAT
The sequence above is drawn from the Punica granatum isolate Tunisia-2019 chromosome 5, ASM765513v2, whole genome shotgun sequence genome and encodes:
- the LOC116209157 gene encoding oligopeptide transporter 1-like, whose product is MENTEVIHEVPALHLPRKVDSDDEVNDSPIEQVRLTVPITDDPTLPCLTFRAWVLGLISCAVLAFVNQFFEYRQNFLLVSSVSAQIVVLPIGNFMAATLPNKAIQVPGTKWSFSLNPGPFNLKEHVLITIFANAGANAVYALGIITIVKAFYIRQINPVAAYLLSQTTQMLGYGWAGIFRKFLVDSPYMWWPANLVQVSLFRALHEEERRHKGGLTRLQFFLVVLISSFAYYIVPNYFFPSITALSFVCWIWKDSVTAQQIGSGLKGLGIGSFALDWSTVAGFLGSPLATPGFAIINIMAGFFIVLYIVIPIAYWTNAFEAKRFPLYSSHVFDINGAPYNVSRVLNKTTFEFIHQGYDSYSRIYLSVLFAFAYGLSFATLAATVSHVALFHGRAIWQQTTATFKHKYEDVHTRIMKKNYATVPEWWFYLLLLVNIALAMVACEGFGQQLQLRYWGVLLAAGLALFFMLPIGVITATTNQQPGLNVITELIIGYMYPGRPLANVTFKTYGFMSLWQAINFLADFKLGHYMKIPPRSMFMVQLVGTLVATSVYFSTGWWLLTTVENICNPLKLPEGSPWTCPNDDVFYNASIIWGVVGPLRMFGKLGVYDKMNYFFLFGLLAPVPVWLLSRKFPQKKWIALINMPVIISGAGGMPPAKAVNYICWGAVGIFFNIFIYRKYKGWWARHNYILSASLDAGVAFMAILSYFALQMNNINGVSWWGMDLDDHCPLAHCPTAPGIEVEGCPVFK